One Bemisia tabaci chromosome 7, PGI_BMITA_v3 DNA window includes the following coding sequences:
- the Dus2 gene encoding tRNA-dihydrouridine(20) synthase [NAD(P)+]-like isoform X2 — protein MPKLISLIGMQDVLKTVDFIDRSDGTIVFRTCAKERSKVILQLGTSDPDRALKAAKLLENDVAGVDVNMGCPKEFSIKGGMGAALLSNPDKACSILKNLVRNLAIPVTCKIRVLDTIEETVELSKKLSECGIAALAVHGRMRHERPQHSNRNDFIKKVSEVVPVPLIANGGSKEIENYSDFEKFKIATGCSSVMVARAAEWNCSIFRPEGKLPLTDVIKAYLHYAIDYDNAPANCKYCIQNMLQDLQETEEGKALLKAQTLEQISAVWGLDNYYRLKEAEYRAKGILDRWEVKPINETKRRKVITDDSNSDDDTKELRCAFIRNLYPADSDLPKTRLMVYARRKGLEQPKYISSQSDKLFKSIVVFNNQKYSSSYWEKNRRWAEQTAALVCLCYEGVIDKVALESNGSIK, from the exons ATGTTTTGAAAACGGTTGATTTCATCGATCGTTCAGACGGGACCATTGTCTTCCGAACTTGTGCTAAGGAAAGGAGCAAAGTTATTCTTCAACTTGGGACCAGTGATCCTGATCGAGCATTAAAGGCAGCCAAACTTCT AGAAAATGATGTTGCTGGTGTTGACGTTAACATGGGCTGCCCTAAAGAATTTTCAATCAAAGGTGGAATGGGAGCTGCTCTGCTCTCAAATCCTGACAAAGCATGTAGTATCTTAAAAAATCTAGTCAGAAACCTAGCAATACCGGTAACTTGCAAGATTCGAGTCTTGGATACGATTGAAGAAACTGTGGAGCTGAGCAAAAAACTTAGTGAATGCGGCATTGCGGCTCTTGCAGTTCATGGAAGAATGCGTCATGAGAGACCTCAGCATAGCAATCGGAATGACTTCATCAAAAAAGTGAGCGAAGTTGTGCCTGTCCCTCTCATTGCAAA TGGCGGCTCCAAAGAAATAGAGAATTACTCAGATTTTGAGAAATTCAAGATTGCTACAGGCTGCTCAAGTGTCATGGTGGCCAGAGCTGCCGAATGGAACTGCTCCATTTTTCGGCCAGAGGGAAAACTTCCATTGACTGATGTCATCAAAGCCTATTTGCATTATGCCATTGACTACGATAATGCTCCAGCCAACTGTAAATACTGCATCCAGAACATGCTGCAGGATTTACAAGAAACGGAAGAGGGGAAGGCCTTACTGAAAGCACAGACTTTGGAGCAAATTAG tgcTGTTTGGGGTTTGGACAATTATTACAGATTGAAAGAAGCGGAATACCGTGCAAAAGGAATCCTCGACCGATGGGAGGTGAAGCCAATAAATGAAACAAAACGCCGAAAAGTTATTACGGATGACAGTAACTCTGATGATGATACCAAAGAATTGAGATGTGCTTTCATTCGAAACCTGTACCCAGCAGATAGTGATCTTCCAAAAACACGGCTCATGGTATATGCTCGAAGAAAAGGACTTGAACAACCCAAATATATTTCATCTCAGTCGGACAAACTGTTCAAGTCCATTGTTGTCTTCAAcaatcaaaaatattcatcttcATATTG GGAGAAAAACAGGCGATGGGCAGAACAGACTGCAGCTCTAGTATGCCTCTGTTATGAAGGTGTGATAGACAAAGTAGCATTAGAATCCAACGGATCTATTAAGTGA